The sequence GGCTTTCTCCGCAACGAAGGCCCTTCCGAGAACGTCGAAGCCCTGATCAATGAGATTCCCGGAGCGGAAGCGGCGATCGAGGCCTCCAGAAGCGGCGGCGGACTGTCGCGGCTGATGGGCGGCGGCCTGATGGCCGTCGGCACGCGCCTGATGGGGCTGGGCCTCGGCATGTCCGAGATTCAGTCCATTGCCCGTGAACTTTTCCGCTACGGCCGAGACAAAATCGGAGCGGATCAGATGGGCAAGATCATCGCGGGGACGCCGGGCCTCAGCCAGTTCGCCTGAGCGACGCTTTTCATATCGAGCATCATGACATATCCGATCTCCGAGATTGAGGGCCTGCCCTCCTTTGCCGCCAACAAGCTGAAGGCGCAGGGCATCCGCACCACCGCCGCGCTGCTCGAGGCCGCATCGACCGTGAAGGGCCGCAAGGCGCTGTCCGCCAAGACCGGCATCAGCGAGCAGCTGCTGCTGGAATGGGCCAACGTCTCCGACTACATGCGTATCCCCGGCATGGGCCGGGCCAAGGTCGGCCTGGTCCGCGCCGCCGGCGTCACCACCGTGCGCGAGCTTTCCTATCGAAATCCGGCAAGGCTCGCGCAAAGCATGCGCGAGGCCAACGAGAAGA is a genomic window of Bradyrhizobium sp. CB1717 containing:
- a CDS encoding DUF4332 domain-containing protein — protein: MTYPISEIEGLPSFAANKLKAQGIRTTAALLEAASTVKGRKALSAKTGISEQLLLEWANVSDYMRIPGMGRAKVGLVRAAGVTTVRELSYRNPARLAQSMREANEKKKLVRILPSEKSVGDIIAKAKKLSPKITY
- a CDS encoding DUF2267 domain-containing protein: MDELIGRLAANASIDSAVAEKTVGIILGFLRNEGPSENVEALINEIPGAEAAIEASRSGGGLSRLMGGGLMAVGTRLMGLGLGMSEIQSIARELFRYGRDKIGADQMGKIIAGTPGLSQFA